From Hymenobacter sediminicola:
GGGCGTAGTAGGCCGAGCCGAGCAAACCCTGCTCTTCGCCGGTCACGGCCAGAAACACGATGCTGCGCTGGGGTTTCTCCTTGGCTTTTTGGAAGGCTTCGGCAATGCTGAGCAGCGCGGCCAGGCCGGTGCCGTCGTCCACGGCGCCGTTGTAGATGGAGTCGCCGGCAATGGCCTTGCCCACCCCGAAATGGTCCCAGTGGGCTGAGTAGAGGATGTACTCATCGGGGCGGGTGGTGCCGGGCAACACGGCCAGCACGTTGCGTGAGGTCTGGCGGCGCAGCTTGTTCTGGATGCCGGCCGTGAGCGTGAGTCCGCCCAGCGGCCGGGGACGGAAGCCGCGGGTGTTGGCGGCGGCGTACAGTTGGTCGTAGCTGAGGCCGGCGGCCTGGAACAGCTTTTTGGCCGCGTCCAGGGTCAGCCAGCCTTCCAGGGCGCACTTGTCGGCACCTTTGTTGGGAGTTTGGGCGCGCAGCTTGGGGCTGGTGGCCCCGCTCAGGACCACGCTCCAGGGGTAGGCGGCCGGCTGGGTGTCGTGCACGATGAGCAGGCCGGCGGCGCCGTGGCGGGCGGCTTCCTCGTATTTGTAGGTCCAGCGGCCGTAGTAGGTCATGGCCCGGCCCTTAAACAGGGTGGAATCCTGGCCCGCGTTGCCGGGGTCATTGACGAGCACCACCACGGTTTTGCCCTTCACGTCGAGGCCGGCGTAATCGTCCCAGCCGTACTCGGGGGCCACCACGCCGTAGCCGGCAAACACCAGCTCCGAGTTCGTGACGCTGACCTGCGCCTGCTCGCGCTGGGTGAAGGCCACGAAATCGGTCTTGTACTGCAGGCTTAGCGGCTGGCCTTTGCCCTTGATTTGCAGGGTAACGGAGGGCGTGCCGGTAATTTCCACCAGCGGCACCGGCTGGAAATACGTGCCGTTGGGGCCGGGCTGCAACCCGAGGCGCTTGAACTCATCGGCCAGATACTGCGTGCTGCGCTGCTCGCCCGCCGTAAACGGCTTGCGCCCCAGCATCTCATCGGAGGAAACTGCCTGCAAATACTTGCTGATGCTGGCCGCGCTGATGGCCTCAGTTGTATCCGCCGCGGCGGTTGGAGCAGTTGTGGCGGCCGTTTCGGTGGCTGCGGGCTTCGACTGGCATCCGGTCAGGGCCAGGCCGAGCAGGAGAGAGGCCGGAAGCAAGCGGGCCGGAAAATGAGTGGAAAAGGGCATAGCGTGTGGTGCGGGGAGTTAATAGGAAACCAGCCGCTGGCCGGGCAGGATGGCGGTAGTTTCCCAATAGTAGCGGATATTCGTTTACGAATCCTGTAGTTGCCGCCTCCTTTTTGCTTTCCCGTGCACGCCCGCATCCAAACCGCCCTCACCCAACTCGAAGCCACGCATAACATCCGCATCCTGTACGCCTGCGAGTCGGGCAGCCGGGCCTGGGGCTTCCCCTCTCCGGATTCCGACTACGATGTACGCTTCCTTTATGCCCACCCGGCCGACTGGTACCTGACCCTGGACGAGGGCCCTGACACGCTCAATTTTCCCGTGGATGAGGAGCTGGATCTGGCCGGC
This genomic window contains:
- a CDS encoding M28 family metallopeptidase; its protein translation is MPFSTHFPARLLPASLLLGLALTGCQSKPAATETAATTAPTAAADTTEAISAASISKYLQAVSSDEMLGRKPFTAGEQRSTQYLADEFKRLGLQPGPNGTYFQPVPLVEITGTPSVTLQIKGKGQPLSLQYKTDFVAFTQREQAQVSVTNSELVFAGYGVVAPEYGWDDYAGLDVKGKTVVVLVNDPGNAGQDSTLFKGRAMTYYGRWTYKYEEAARHGAAGLLIVHDTQPAAYPWSVVLSGATSPKLRAQTPNKGADKCALEGWLTLDAAKKLFQAAGLSYDQLYAAANTRGFRPRPLGGLTLTAGIQNKLRRQTSRNVLAVLPGTTRPDEYILYSAHWDHFGVGKAIAGDSIYNGAVDDGTGLAALLSIAEAFQKAKEKPQRSIVFLAVTGEEQGLLGSAYYAQHPPFPLNKTVADLNMDMLWPYGPMKDLTVIGYGQSELEDYARAAAQEQNRYLLPDQTPETGMFYRSDHFSFAHVGVPSLYASGGFESRTGSKATIAQQRQNYTATMYHKPADQFDPSWDLSGIAQDAQIYFRVGQRLASETTFPQWRAGSEFKGARDKSMGGK